A stretch of the Massilia varians genome encodes the following:
- a CDS encoding FAD-binding oxidoreductase: MTEAQPAGAAPATFAAALGAIVGAAHLILDPAAMAPFLEDWRGRFSGRALAVALPADTMEVARVVAACAAARVPIVPQGGRTGLVLGSVPDASGSAIVLSLRRLNRIRAIDAANRTMTVEAGCLLVDVQQAALEAGMLFPLSLASEGSCTIGGNLATNAGGTAVLRYGNTRELCLGLEVVSAQGRVWDGLRGLRKDNTGYALRELFIGAEGTLGVITAAVLKLYPQPKAALTALVALDSPTSALALLSLMQERCGAALTGYELMSDLCLRLVHTHFPDLPRPFADHYPQYALIELSSNESEDHAAGLVESAVGAALEAGIALDAVLASSVSQSIGLWKLREHISMAQAAAGKNIKHDISLPVSHIPDFIAQTDAALQAAFPGCQVVCFGHLGDGNLHYNVAPPAGIGHDGFLAHQDAVNRIVHDNVMRLQGSISAEHGIGALKREELARYKDPAELDMMRAIKAALDPLGIMNPGKIL; encoded by the coding sequence ATGACTGAAGCACAGCCGGCCGGCGCCGCGCCGGCCACGTTCGCCGCCGCGCTCGGCGCCATCGTCGGCGCGGCGCACCTGATCCTCGATCCCGCCGCGATGGCGCCTTTCCTGGAAGACTGGCGCGGCCGCTTCAGCGGGCGCGCGCTCGCCGTGGCGCTACCCGCCGACACCATGGAGGTGGCCCGGGTGGTGGCCGCCTGCGCCGCCGCACGCGTGCCCATCGTGCCCCAGGGCGGCAGGACCGGCCTGGTGCTCGGCAGCGTGCCCGATGCCAGCGGCAGCGCCATCGTGCTGTCGCTGCGGCGCCTGAACCGCATCCGCGCCATCGACGCGGCCAACCGCACCATGACGGTCGAAGCCGGCTGCCTGCTGGTCGACGTCCAGCAGGCCGCGCTGGAAGCCGGCATGCTGTTCCCGCTGTCGCTGGCCAGCGAAGGCAGCTGCACCATCGGCGGCAACCTGGCGACCAATGCCGGCGGCACCGCGGTGCTGCGCTACGGGAATACCCGCGAGCTGTGTCTGGGCCTGGAAGTCGTCTCCGCCCAGGGCCGGGTGTGGGACGGCTTGCGCGGATTGCGCAAGGACAATACCGGCTATGCGCTGCGCGAGCTGTTCATCGGCGCGGAGGGCACGCTCGGGGTCATCACCGCCGCCGTGCTGAAGCTGTATCCGCAGCCGAAGGCGGCCCTGACGGCACTGGTCGCGCTCGACTCGCCAACCAGTGCCCTGGCGTTGCTGTCCCTGATGCAGGAACGCTGCGGCGCCGCGCTCACCGGCTACGAGCTGATGTCCGACCTGTGCCTGCGCCTGGTCCATACCCATTTCCCCGACCTGCCCCGGCCCTTCGCCGACCACTATCCGCAGTACGCCCTGATCGAATTGTCGAGCAACGAATCGGAAGACCACGCCGCCGGTCTGGTCGAGTCCGCGGTCGGGGCGGCGCTGGAAGCCGGCATCGCGCTCGACGCCGTGCTGGCCAGCTCGGTAAGCCAGTCGATCGGCCTGTGGAAGCTGCGCGAGCACATTTCGATGGCGCAAGCGGCGGCCGGCAAGAACATCAAGCACGACATCTCGCTGCCGGTGTCGCACATCCCCGACTTTATCGCCCAGACCGATGCCGCCTTGCAGGCGGCCTTCCCCGGCTGCCAGGTTGTGTGCTTCGGGCACTTGGGTGACGGCAACCTGCATTACAACGTCGCGCCGCCGGCCGGCATCGGCCACGACGGCTTCCTGGCGCACCAGGACGCGGTGAACCGCATCGTCCACGACAACGTGATGCGTTTGCAAGGCTCGATCTCGGCCGAGCACGGCATCGGCGCGCTCAAGCGCGAGGAGCTGGCGCGCTACAAGGACCCGGCCGAACTGGACATGATGCGTGCCATCAAGGCCGCGCTGGACCCGCTCGGCATTATGAACCCTGGCAAAATCCTATGA
- a CDS encoding DUF2069 domain-containing protein yields MMDTAKVFHAGAIASLIWLIGWLVAWEVFVAPLHPGGSLLALKALPLLLPLRGVIKRDLYTLQWSSMVILIYFAEGVVRAWADTAEASRAMAVGEIVLVVVYYACALLFLHPYKKEAKRLAKELLDKVKVPHD; encoded by the coding sequence ATGATGGATACCGCAAAAGTCTTTCATGCCGGCGCAATCGCAAGCCTGATCTGGCTGATCGGCTGGCTCGTGGCCTGGGAAGTCTTCGTCGCACCGCTGCACCCGGGCGGCTCGCTGCTCGCGCTCAAGGCCCTGCCCCTGCTGCTGCCCTTGCGCGGGGTGATCAAGCGCGACCTCTACACCCTGCAGTGGTCGTCGATGGTGATCCTCATCTATTTCGCCGAAGGCGTGGTGCGCGCCTGGGCCGACACCGCCGAGGCCTCGCGCGCCATGGCGGTCGGCGAGATCGTGCTGGTGGTGGTCTACTACGCCTGCGCGCTGCTGTTCCTGCATCCGTACAAGAAGGAAGCCAAGCGCCTGGCCAAGGAACTGCTCGACAAGGTCAAAGTCCCGCATGACTGA
- the wrbA gene encoding NAD(P)H:quinone oxidoreductase, protein MKPTLTPNLTILVLYYSRHGATRKLAELVAQGIESVPGVEARLRTVPAVSTVAEATAPDIPSEGAPYVELDDLRECAGLALGSPTRFGNMASAVKYFLDGTAADWVNGTLSGKPAVVFTSTGSLHGGQESTLLSMMLPLLHHGMLVMGLPYSHPELMNTASGGSPYGASHWAGADGKRALSEDERVLAIALGKRLAHAAVKLHGMQ, encoded by the coding sequence ATGAAGCCGACCCTGACCCCGAACCTGACTATTCTCGTGTTGTACTACTCGCGCCACGGCGCCACCCGCAAGCTGGCCGAACTGGTCGCCCAGGGCATCGAGAGCGTGCCCGGGGTGGAAGCGCGCCTGCGCACCGTGCCGGCCGTGTCGACCGTGGCCGAGGCCACCGCGCCCGACATCCCGAGCGAAGGCGCGCCTTACGTCGAGCTGGACGACCTGCGCGAATGCGCCGGCCTGGCGCTCGGCTCGCCGACCCGCTTCGGCAACATGGCGTCCGCGGTCAAGTACTTCCTGGACGGCACCGCCGCCGACTGGGTCAACGGCACGCTGTCGGGCAAGCCGGCGGTCGTGTTCACCTCCACCGGCAGCCTGCACGGCGGCCAGGAATCGACCCTGCTGTCGATGATGCTGCCCTTGTTACACCACGGCATGCTCGTGATGGGCCTGCCCTATTCGCATCCTGAACTCATGAATACCGCCAGCGGCGGCAGCCCCTACGGCGCCTCGCACTGGGCCGGCGCCGACGGCAAGCGTGCCCTGAGCGAGGACGAGCGCGTGCTCGCCATCGCGCTCGGCAAACGTCTGGCGCATGCGGCGGTCAAACTCCACGGAATGCAATGA
- a CDS encoding YihY family inner membrane protein codes for MLSKTVHSLSRSTGELLALGGERARGLTLGEAGDLLRFARRRLREEKLPQVAGSLTFTTTLALVPLLTIVLAILTTFPVFGQVRAALDTWFVQTLMPKAIANTISANLTQFADKAKGLSLLGAVLLLVTTTAMMGMIERAFNQIWGVRRPRPWSQRVPVYWSIITLGPILFGLSLTATSQLFTATGGLVKSFPLLGTLFYTVVSVALSAGAYMLLYMAVPNRRVHWRDALWGGLAAAIAFELAKRGFALFIRQFPTYAIIYGALAALPLFLVWMYLSWLITLVGAVLAAALPVVKYERWKHQPAPGSAFVDAMAVLKVLCGSARLTGTTLVSNAAIRAHTRIGYDEMSMLLEKMLAAGWVGRVQDELPARVRWGGGAREQVEHWVLLADPGTLRLADVYRLFVFDAGNSDASLPSTPLALDTAALARQVEAAVEEGLEQSLAEHFAAAV; via the coding sequence ATGCTTTCCAAGACCGTTCACTCCCTGTCGCGCAGCACCGGCGAGCTGCTGGCCCTCGGCGGCGAGCGCGCGCGCGGCCTGACGCTGGGCGAAGCCGGCGACCTGCTGCGCTTCGCCCGGCGCCGCCTGCGCGAAGAGAAATTGCCGCAAGTGGCAGGGAGCCTGACCTTCACCACCACGCTCGCGCTGGTGCCCCTGCTCACCATCGTGCTGGCAATCCTGACCACCTTCCCGGTGTTCGGCCAGGTGCGCGCGGCGCTCGACACCTGGTTCGTGCAGACCCTGATGCCCAAGGCCATCGCCAACACGATCAGCGCCAACCTGACCCAGTTCGCCGACAAGGCCAAGGGTCTGTCCCTGCTGGGCGCGGTGCTGCTGCTCGTGACCACGACCGCGATGATGGGGATGATCGAGCGCGCCTTCAACCAGATCTGGGGCGTGCGCCGGCCGCGGCCGTGGTCGCAGCGGGTGCCGGTCTACTGGTCCATCATCACGCTCGGGCCGATCCTGTTCGGCCTGTCGCTCACCGCCACCTCCCAGCTGTTCACCGCCACCGGCGGCCTGGTGAAGTCTTTCCCATTGCTGGGTACGCTGTTCTACACCGTGGTGTCGGTGGCCCTGAGCGCCGGGGCCTACATGCTGCTCTACATGGCGGTGCCGAACCGCCGCGTGCACTGGCGCGACGCCCTGTGGGGCGGGCTGGCGGCGGCGATCGCCTTCGAGCTGGCCAAGCGCGGCTTCGCGCTGTTCATCCGCCAGTTCCCGACCTATGCCATCATCTATGGCGCCCTGGCGGCGCTGCCGCTGTTCCTGGTCTGGATGTACCTGTCCTGGCTGATCACCCTGGTGGGCGCGGTGCTGGCCGCGGCGCTGCCGGTGGTGAAGTACGAGCGCTGGAAACACCAGCCGGCCCCGGGCAGCGCCTTCGTGGACGCGATGGCCGTGCTCAAGGTGCTGTGCGGCAGCGCGCGGCTGACCGGCACCACCCTGGTCTCGAACGCGGCGATCCGCGCCCATACCCGCATCGGCTACGACGAGATGTCGATGCTGCTCGAGAAAATGCTGGCGGCCGGCTGGGTCGGCCGGGTGCAGGACGAGCTCCCGGCGCGCGTGCGCTGGGGCGGCGGCGCCCGCGAACAGGTCGAGCACTGGGTGCTGCTGGCCGATCCCGGCACGCTCAGGCTGGCCGACGTCTACCGCCTGTTCGTCTTCGATGCCGGCAATAGCGATGCGTCGCTGCCTTCCACGCCGCTCGCGCTCGACACTGCGGCGCTGGCGCGCCAGGTCGAGGCGGCGGTGGAGGAGGGACTGGAGCAGAGCCTGGCCGAGCACTTCGCGGCCGCCGTCTAA